The following proteins are encoded in a genomic region of Dyadobacter sp. UC 10:
- a CDS encoding sigma-54-dependent transcriptional regulator — MKKIVVVDDEADICFLLKRFLSKNDFIVETAQNGKDGLALIESISPDLVMTDFRLGDITGTELLTAIKAKRPNVPVLIITGYSDIKIAVSVMKLGAYDYITKPLFPDEILVTVKKAIADAESSQNEEQEYTAAASSGSASETNPKPARKMNPRTKAGYIMGTSEVSDNLFRQVDLVAPTNFSVIIYGESGSGKEAIAQEIHNRSRRKDMPFVAMDCGAISKELAGSELFGHEKGSFTGALNTKIGHFELANGGTLFLDEVSNLSYEIQVALLRVVQERKMRRIGGSKEIELDVRIIVASNERLLESAKTGKFREDLYYRFNEFTIEVPALRNRKDDLMLFANAFLETTNAELSKNVSGFSEEVKSDFLNYSWPGNLREMKNVIKRATLLSDGDLIEEKSLPFEIVNYRKLKDLDEEPAAIAPAISGIAENVDADESKPSLKTVANEAEYDMIMQVLRDVNFNKSKAARLLNIDRKTLYNKMKQFDI, encoded by the coding sequence ATGAAAAAAATTGTTGTTGTTGACGATGAGGCAGATATTTGTTTTCTGTTGAAGAGATTTTTGTCGAAGAATGATTTTATAGTAGAAACAGCACAAAACGGGAAAGATGGTCTGGCACTGATCGAATCCATATCGCCCGATCTTGTAATGACGGACTTCCGCCTCGGCGATATCACCGGAACCGAGCTGCTTACTGCCATCAAAGCGAAACGTCCAAACGTGCCTGTGCTGATCATAACGGGCTATTCAGACATCAAAATCGCTGTAAGTGTCATGAAACTGGGCGCTTACGATTATATTACCAAGCCACTTTTTCCAGACGAAATATTGGTTACGGTGAAAAAGGCTATTGCCGATGCAGAGTCCTCTCAGAACGAAGAGCAGGAATACACCGCAGCGGCTTCCTCAGGCTCAGCATCTGAAACGAACCCCAAACCTGCCAGAAAGATGAATCCGCGGACGAAAGCGGGTTACATTATGGGTACAAGCGAAGTTTCGGATAACCTTTTCCGGCAGGTCGACCTGGTGGCCCCTACCAATTTCAGTGTGATTATTTATGGAGAAAGCGGCTCTGGAAAAGAGGCGATCGCTCAGGAAATACATAACAGATCGCGACGGAAAGACATGCCTTTCGTAGCAATGGATTGCGGTGCGATTTCGAAAGAATTGGCGGGTAGCGAATTGTTCGGGCACGAAAAAGGATCTTTTACAGGTGCGCTTAATACCAAAATCGGGCATTTCGAGCTTGCAAATGGGGGTACCCTGTTTTTAGATGAAGTTTCCAATTTATCCTATGAAATCCAGGTTGCACTTTTGCGGGTAGTACAGGAGCGCAAAATGCGACGGATCGGTGGTTCTAAGGAGATTGAGCTGGATGTCCGGATCATCGTTGCCAGTAACGAGCGACTGCTGGAATCGGCTAAAACCGGTAAGTTCAGGGAAGATCTTTATTACCGTTTCAACGAGTTTACGATCGAAGTGCCGGCCTTACGGAACAGAAAAGACGACCTGATGTTGTTCGCGAATGCATTTCTGGAAACAACCAATGCCGAACTGAGCAAGAATGTGAGTGGTTTTTCTGAGGAAGTAAAAAGCGATTTCCTTAACTATTCGTGGCCAGGTAACCTTCGGGAGATGAAAAATGTGATCAAAAGAGCAACATTACTTTCTGACGGAGATCTGATCGAGGAAAAGTCACTGCCTTTTGAAATCGTAAATTACCGTAAGCTGAAAGATCTCGATGAAGAACCAGCCGCAATTGCACCCGCCATTTCCGGAATTGCAGAGAATGTGGACGCAGACGAGTCGAAGCCCAGTCTGAAAACGGTAGCCAACGAAGCTGAATATGACATGATCATGCAGGTTCTGCGCGATGTTAATTTCAATAAAAGTAAAGCGGCCCGTTTGCTGAATATTGACAGAAAGACGCTTTATAATAAGATGAAGCAGTTTGATATTTAG
- a CDS encoding hybrid sensor histidine kinase/response regulator, translated as MNNKLIKVLLVDDDEDDYFLTREYFNDLVNWKFDITWCATFRDAEKEIRTKKYDLYLFDYLLGESTGIDLINLACQFECEEPIILLTGKGDTKIAVEALRLGAADYLIKSELDAEKLERSIRYALERTSVLKALKHSERRYRRVFEESNDFLFISDLAGNIIDLNASGSVMTGYAEDNLKLRNILDLIEDPNFSALWNNIKDHTIHDHEVRLLTKDGEKKYCLFSASVEVDDDHPYIQGRLHDMTARKQSERERLFSEKMAVTGRLVRMLAHEVRNPLTNVNLSAEQLEMELTDEDQKFYTQIIKRNCTRINDLISQLLQPSTSTDIELVHNSVHAVLTQAIGSALDRVQLKRIQIVNYFAEEELAIPLDPVSLEMAFLNLITNAIEAMEEDKGILRIFTRSQGDSIQVIFADNGSGISEEHVEKIFEPYFTGKNNGMGIGLSTTMSIIHAHHGRIDVQSEVGVGTTFTITFKLNALPQEVQA; from the coding sequence ATGAATAACAAACTTATCAAGGTGCTTCTCGTTGATGACGATGAGGACGATTATTTCCTGACCAGAGAATACTTTAATGACCTTGTCAACTGGAAATTCGATATTACCTGGTGCGCGACATTCAGGGATGCTGAAAAGGAAATCAGAACCAAAAAATACGATTTATACCTGTTCGACTACCTGCTGGGGGAAAGTACGGGTATCGACCTGATCAATCTTGCCTGCCAGTTCGAATGTGAAGAGCCTATTATTCTTCTGACTGGTAAAGGTGATACCAAGATAGCCGTAGAGGCATTGCGGCTGGGCGCTGCGGATTACCTCATCAAAAGTGAACTGGACGCGGAAAAACTGGAAAGAAGCATTAGATATGCTCTGGAAAGGACTTCGGTTTTGAAGGCGTTAAAACACAGTGAAAGAAGATACCGCCGCGTTTTTGAAGAATCAAACGATTTTCTCTTTATCAGTGACCTGGCAGGCAACATCATCGACCTGAATGCATCGGGCAGTGTGATGACCGGGTACGCGGAGGACAATCTCAAACTTCGTAACATCCTGGACCTTATCGAAGATCCAAATTTCAGTGCGCTTTGGAACAACATCAAAGACCACACTATTCACGATCACGAGGTGCGGCTGCTTACGAAAGACGGGGAAAAGAAGTACTGTCTTTTCTCTGCATCGGTTGAAGTGGATGATGACCATCCGTACATTCAGGGACGTTTGCATGATATGACTGCCAGGAAGCAATCGGAACGGGAGCGTTTGTTTTCAGAGAAAATGGCCGTTACTGGTCGCCTGGTACGTATGCTCGCCCATGAGGTCCGCAACCCGCTGACGAACGTGAACCTCTCTGCGGAGCAGCTGGAAATGGAGCTGACCGATGAAGATCAGAAATTTTATACCCAGATCATCAAACGTAACTGTACGAGGATCAACGATTTAATTTCACAGCTTTTGCAGCCTTCCACTTCGACGGATATTGAGCTGGTTCATAACTCGGTGCATGCTGTGTTGACACAGGCAATCGGTTCGGCACTCGACCGGGTACAATTAAAAAGAATACAGATCGTCAATTACTTCGCAGAGGAGGAACTGGCTATTCCGCTTGATCCGGTTTCCCTTGAAATGGCATTTCTGAACCTGATCACGAATGCGATAGAGGCAATGGAAGAGGATAAGGGTATCCTCCGGATATTTACCAGAAGTCAGGGCGACAGCATTCAGGTGATTTTTGCCGATAATGGTTCCGGCATCAGCGAGGAACATGTGGAAAAAATATTTGAACCTTATTTCACGGGTAAGAATAATGGTATGGGGATCGGTTTATCTACAACGATGAGCATTATCCACGCGCATCACGGGCGGATCGATGTGCAATCCGAAGTAGGAGTAGGAACGACGTTTACCATTACCTTCAAGCTGAACGCCCTTCCACAGGAGGTGCAAGCATGA